From a single Brassica rapa cultivar Chiifu-401-42 chromosome A01, CAAS_Brap_v3.01, whole genome shotgun sequence genomic region:
- the LOC103847635 gene encoding UPF0057 membrane protein At1g57550-like, whose protein sequence is MGSFIEILCAVLIPPVGVFLRFGLGLEFWLSLLLTFFGFFPGLIYAIWVLTK, encoded by the exons ATGGGCAGTTTCATTGAAATTCTTTGTGCAGTTCTCATACCTCCTGTTGGTGTATTCCTCAGATTTGGCTTGGGG TTGGAGTTTTGGCTCTCTTTGCTCCTAACGTTCTTTGGTTTTTTCCCTGGACTGATATATGCTATTTGGGTTCTTACCAAATAG
- the LOC103847670 gene encoding calcium uniporter protein 5, mitochondrial: protein MWSAVGALRRKAASKSFPIRSWLGGGGGYRCLTVEPTDKAEEITVAEAKKLMRLVNVDEMKKKLGCMGNDETVSYTKLIEASQGFGIAISLDEAHAFARILDDAGVILIFRDNVYLHPDKVVELIRKAVPSGLNPEDDPAKFEFDKLRRMKEEIDVLAHKQVRKILWCGLGYSVVQIGLFFRLTFWEFSWDVMEPITFFTTATGIIVGYGYFLMTSRDPTYQDFMKRLFLSRQRKLLKSRKFDVERFKELEKKWKMTSCSSSSSSYHSCHANASIRKCVGVDLDLEDSLHSRSN from the exons ATGTCTCACAGTCGAACCAACGGATAAGGCGGAGGAGATAACTGTAGCGGAAGCGAAGAAGCTAATGAGGTTAGTGAATGTTgatgagatgaagaagaagctcgGTTGTATGGGGAATGATGAAACTGTCTCTTACACTAAACTCATTGAGGCATCTCAAGGTTTTGGTATCGCTATATCTCTCGACGAAGCTCATGCGTTCGCTCGTATACTCGATGATGCTGGTGTGATTTTAATTTTCCGTGATAATGTCTATCTTCATCCAGATAAG GTGGTGGAGTTGATTAGAAAGGCAGTGCCTTCAGGTTTAAATCCAGAGGATGATCCAGCTAAATTCGAGTTCGATAAGCTTAGGAGAATGAAGGAAGAGATTGATGTGTTGGCACATAAGCAAGTGAGGAAGATTCTGTGGTGTGGTCTTGGCTACTCAGTGGTTCAGATCGGACTCTTCTTCAGGCTAACCTTCTGGGAGTTTTCATGGGATGTGATGGAGCCGATTACGTTCTTCACTACAGCGACTGGGATTATTGTTGGTTACGGTTATTTCTTGATGACGTCGAGGGACCCAACTTATCAAGATTTCATGAAGAGGTTGTTTCTTTCTAGGCAGAGGAAGTTGCTCAAGAGTCGCAAGTTTGATGTTGAGAGGTTTAAGGAACTTGAGAAGAAGTGGAAGATGACgtcttgctcttcttcttcatcttcgtaTCATTCGTGCCATGCGAACGCATCAATTCGGAAATGTGTTGGGGTTGATCTTGATTTAGAGGATTCTTTGCATAGTCGCAGCAACTGA